A single window of Drosophila suzukii chromosome 3, CBGP_Dsuzu_IsoJpt1.0, whole genome shotgun sequence DNA harbors:
- the MFS9 gene encoding sialin codes for MTDLESPKNGKHLEQVHHNNNEITESEPLTWRFWRKQRYIVVLLAFFGFFNVYSLRVNLSVAIVAMTENRTVLDGDGNVSYVQDFPWDSKQKGLILSSFFYGYILTQFLGGYIGTKIGGNIVFGTGIGTTAILTLLTPLAASHSLEMFLFIRIVEGFFEGVTFPGIHAVWARWSPPLERSRMASIAFAGNYAGTVVAMPCSGYLATKYGWQSVFYVFGTIGVIWYLTWLIFVRAGPEQDRFCSKEECDYIQKTIGYVGSKHIKHPWKSIFTSMPFYAIMASHFSENWGFYTLLTQLPSFLRDTLNFDLGKTGILSAVPYLAMGILLAVSGYLADWLQVKGIWTTTQVRRNFNCGAFLAQTVFMMLTAYLLDPTWSVVSLTIAVGLGAFAWSGFAVNHLDIAPQHASVLMGIGNTFATIPGIVSPLLTGYVVTNQTSDEWRIIFFISAGIYLIGCVIYWFYCSGELQEWAKTPEQKAQEAEEKAQLQLTQTSGFVNAAAELKD; via the exons CAATGAAATCACGGAGAGTGAACCACTCACCTGGCGATTCTGGCGAAAGCAGCGCTACATTGTGGTGCTCCTGGCCTTCTTTGGATTCTTCAATGTCTACTCATTGAGGGTGAACCTTTCGGTGGCCATTGTGGCCATGACAGAGAATCGCACAGTGCTGGATGGGGATGGCAACGTGTCCTATGTGCAGGACTTCCCCTGGGACTCCAAGCAGAAGGGCCTGATCCTCAGCTCCTTCTTCTACGGCTACATCCTGACTCAGTTCCTGGGCGGCTACATTGGCACCAAGATTGGTGGCAACATT GTATTCGGCACTGGAATTGGTACTACTGCCATTCTGACCCTGCTCACCCCGCTGGCTGCCTCGCACAGTTTAGAGATGTTCCTGTTCATCCGCATCGTCGAGGGCTTCTTCGAGGGCGTTACCTTTCCCGGAATCCATGCGGTGTGGGCCCGCTGGTCTCCACCCTTGGAGCGATCCCGAATGGCTTCGATAGCCTTTGCGGGCAACTATGCCGGCACTGTGGTTGCGATGCCCTGCTCCGGATATCTGGCCACCAAATACGGCTGGCAGAGCGTGTTCTACGTGTTTGGAACCATCGGCGTGATCTGGTACCTAACCTGGCTCATTTTCGTCAGAGCCGGGCCTGAACAGGATCGTTTCTGCTCGAAGGAGGAGTGCGATTACATACAAAAGACCATTGGCTACGTGGGAAGCAAGCACATCAAGCACCCCTGGAAATCCATCTTCACATCCATGCCCTTCTACGCCATTATGGCCTCGCATTTCTCGGAGAACTGGGGCTTCTATACGCTGCTCACCCAGCTGCCAAGTTTCCTCAGAG ATACGCTCAACTTCGACCTGGGCAAAACGGGCATCCTGTCGGCCGTGCCTTACTTGGCCATGGGAATCCTGCTGGCCGTGTCTGGCTATTTGGCCGATTGGCTGCAGGTGAAGGGCATTTGGACGACCACCCAGGTGAGGAGGAACTTCAACTGCGGAGCCTTCCTGGCCCAGACGGTGTTCATGATGCTGACGGCCTATCTGCTGGATCCCACGTGGTCGGTGGTGAGTCTGACCATTGCCGTGGGACTGGGAGCGTTCGCCTGGTCTGGATTTGC GGTTAATCACCTGGATATTGCGCCCCAGCATGCCAGTGTGCTGATGGGAATTGGCAACACGTTCGCCACCATTCCGGGGATCGTGAGTCCGCTGCTCACCGGTTACGTGGTCACCAACCAGACGAGCGACGAGTGGCGCATCATCTTCTTCATTTCGGCGGGCATTTACCTGATCGGATGCGTCATCTACTGGTTCTATTGCTCTGGCGAACTGCAGGAGTGGGCCAAAACACCGGAGCAGAAGGCCCAGGAGGCCGAGGAAAAGGCCCAGCTGCAGTTGACCCAAACTTCAGGGTTTGTCAACGCGGCCGCCGAATTGAAGGACTAA
- the MtnB gene encoding metallothionein-2 — translation MVCKGCGTNCQCSGQKCGDNCACNKDCQCVCKNGLKDQCCSNK, via the exons ATGGTTTGCAAGGGATGTGGAACTA ACTGCCAGTGTTCGGGGCAGAAGTGCGGGGACAATTGCGCCTGCAACAAGGACTGCCAGTGCGTATGCAAGAATGGGCTTAAGGACCAGTGCTGCAGCAACAAATGA
- the LOC108007818 gene encoding uncharacterized protein has protein sequence MDQKLDQKFTMELSTIENGLPESVNLIEQDDIPTNNDPIRAIRLIIMVIILNVCLIVGTVPIFMYMNTLTEVIRERFLDFILVGGGLITIPMLYRMGDLSKGRPNFYYI, from the exons ATGGATCAAAAGTTGGACCAGAAATTTACAATGGAACTGTCGACCATCGAGAATGGGCTACCAGAGTCAGTAAACTTAATAGAACAAG ATGATATTCCAACTAATAACGATCCTATCAGAGCCATAAGACTTATTATAATGGtgataatattaaatgtttGCTTAATTGTGGGAACCGTTCCCATCTTCATGTATATGAACACGCTAACCGAAGTGATTAGAGAACGGTTTTTGGACTTTATACTTGTTGGCGGAGGTCTTATTACAATTCCGATGTTATACAGGATGGGA GATCTTTCGAAGGGCCGCCCTAATTTCTACTACATTTAA
- the Dic2 gene encoding mitochondrial dicarboxylate carrier: MSIRRTGLMSYNQKRIARWYFGGVASSIAALITHPIDLMKVLMQTQAEKLSMVRTTQKILREQGVLALYNGISASMLRQYTYTLSRFGIYTVGSGMMDTSTMGRKTLLAAIAGGIGGYVGAPADLINVRLQNDVKLPQEKRRNYKHAIDGLVRITREEGWRSLFNGSSMTALRGMLMTVGQIAFYEQSKSSLVHLGMPENMGTYITASIISATVATTLTQPIDVVKTRRMNAAPGEYSGLADVFIKTSREGPLAFFKGYTPSLMRLMPHTVLLFLGLEFLRTHFGYLPEPKQVGPYYRYDDVDDD, encoded by the exons ATGTCGATCAGGAGGACTGGACTGATGTCCTATAATCAGAAGCGCATTGCTCGCTGGTATTTTGGGGGCGTGGCCAGTTCTATAGCCGCCCTCATTACACACCCGATTGATCTGATGAAGGTGCTCATGCAGACACAGGCGGAGAAGTTGTCGATGGTGCGAACTACTCAAAAGATATTACGGGAGCAGGGAGTTTTGGCCTTGTACAATGGAATATCGGCCTCGATGTTGCGTCAATACACGTACACCTTGTCACGTTTTGGGATTTATACAGTGGGCTCTGGCATGATGGACACCAGCACCATGGGACGCAAAACGCTCCTAGCGGCGATTGCCGGAGGAATTGGAGGATATGTGGGTGCTCCTGCGGACCTGATCAACGTCCGCCTGCAGAACGATGTCAAGCTGCCCCAGGAAAAGAGGCGCAA CTACAAACATGCTATAGACGGTCTAGTTCGCATAACTCGAGAAGAGGGCTGGCGCAGTCTGTTCAACGGCTCCTCGATGACCGCGCTGCGAGGAATGCTCATGACCGTGGGCCAGATCGCCTTCTACGAGCAGAGCAAGTCTTCTTTGGTGCACCTGGGAATGCCGGAGAATATGGGCACCTACATCACCGCTTCGATCATCTCGGCCACGGTGGCCACCACATTAACACAGCCGATCGATGTGGTTAAGACCCGGCGGATGAACGCTGCCCCTGGTGAATATTCCGGTCTGGCGGATGTGTTTATTAAGACCTCTAGAGAGGGTCCACTGGCCTTCTTCAAGGGCTATACGCCCTCCTTAATGCGATTAATGCCGCACACCGTATTACTGTTCCTGGGCCTTGAGTTCCTGAGGACCCATTTCGGCTATCTGCCTGAACCTAAGCAGGTTGGGCCTTATTATCGCTACGATGATGTCGATGACGACTAA